The region cctcaaaaatagattttttttattttacagttCAGTCCTAAACCTTGTTTTGTATAGTTTTGTAGAATAGACCCTTTTCTAAAATTTCCAGATttgataatttagtccttataactaaaattgtcaaaattttaaaaaattagtccTTGATATTTGAACagttaaactttcatattctatttttcaaatttgtaaattcaaaaataatgtaaattagtcctaaaactcaagttttgaaatctttacaatttaacccctagagtttcaaactttactattttatgctcaaattttcatatttcataatcatataatttagttACTACATCAATGTTTcagatttcattactcaaacccttacttcaatttggtccttcaattttttatcaaattaaatcatttttcaacttattcatccaaataatattcaaaataaatatttaccactctcaacttaattaaacataatttatattctctaatttatgaaattaacaattaagcttaattaagtaaattaagattaattaaaactaaaacatgattaattaaaatataaatgagcTTTATGAAATAAGCtcaaacaatgaaaaaataataaaagcttaaatatatgtttgtttcatCGAAAACAacatttatgaaatattttcaagaaatttgccaaacaacagaaaatattttacacagattcatccaaacaccaaaaaatattatctttttctagaaaaataagttattttttaaaaatcagtttcagtgaaacaaacagaACCTTATTCAAAATCCAAACCCTACTTAGCTCAACTTAAGTACATCAAGTAAATtaacaataattatagaaatcGAAAAGTAGGGTTAAATTGAGTATCAACTATATCAAACTaaatccaaaatttccaaaattttcgcTTCTTAATAAGAATCATTAAGTCAAAtttatttccaaaattccatGAAACTCTCATCATCCAACATGTGTATCATTCTCAAACAACACATAGTTTCAACGAAAGTCAACGGtccaaaaaaaaatctttacAAGTTTTGGAAACCTTAACTAAGACAAAGATTTTTGCTTTGTTTTCCAGTCATCAACATGTCTAAAAGCCGTCAATCTCGTTTTTTAATCCAATTTTGTCGGTGTTTATagtaaatttatgattttacGTACATTTTCGCCTATATTTAGTGTTCCCCCAttttttttcaaacatttcatcatataattatttatctttttcttAGTAGAATTAGCCATCCCTTTCCATGGACAGAAGGCTGCTGCCGGCGACCACCCTCCGCCTCTTCAACAGGCGTTTTAACTCCACCGTCTCCACGGCTACCGTTTTACAGACCCTAAAACCCGAACCAGCAGCTTTGACGATCGTCAACCTCGATGATCACCGGAAGCTTTTCGCTTCGGTTTCGACGTCGAAGCTGCTACGTTCATCGATCAACCTTGGGTTGGCCTCTAACGAGACGTTCGTTGATTTCGGAATGTGGGTTATGAATTCTAGGCTTATGGAAACCAGTTTGGTACGTGATGTTATATTGAAGACCGTGAAACACACGATGTTCGAACATTTTTGCGCCGGCGAGACGACGGAGGAGGCGGGGGAATGCGTGAGGAAAATCCACGACGCTGGCCTAAGAGGGATGCTTGTATACGCCGTCGAACACACCGGTGATAACACCGGTTGTGATCGGAATTTGGAAGGGTTTCTTCGTTGTGTTGAATTCTCCAAGTCCCTCCCACCTTcttctgtaagtgttctttttttcatttttatttgcttCAATACTGaaccattaattttttatttaatcacctaaataaaaatattgtgatgtaaatcaagttttttttaatatttactttttaagtacttcattgtaaaaataataatagattaaaCGTGGGTAGTTGTTTTTCTAATAACTTAGGATTATTTTTTGGGCACCAATAAAATTTTACCACATCATcacataaaattattattatacacttatctatagagaaattattttatggaccttTCCCACCACATTATTCATGGtctattttcaattatttcataacatatcaatcattttttccatgtcattgacacagaattttgttaatttttttacctTGAATTCTAACCCTAACCTCTAACTTTGAACCCTAAATTTAGAATTTCGAACCCCAAGCGCAAAACCTGTAACACCGAACCTTTGAACCTCGAACCCAAAATCCAAACTCGAGCAATGAACCTTAAATCTCAAACCCAAACCTCGAACCTTGAGGTTGTGGTTTAAGGTTCAGGGtgaaataattaccaaaattatgtgtcaatgacatggaaaaaattaaacaaaaattactaatttttttttaaaatttgttgcacaaaaataaaaaaaatattaacttatggaaaaaaacaaaatgattaaaatttgtaaaaataaataaataaatttatttataatttaaaaaaataattattttaagtaatttaattaaagttaaattaagtaggagaagatattagatatagatgagtgtataattatactttgttatctttaaattttaatgacGTAGCACTattttattggtgcctaaaaactatattttttaggatgatgataaagtaatttattcttttttttttagtatttttagtgaTTGTTTACTTTTtctgtaattaaaaaataaatattgtaattttatatttgttaaaattattatatttgtcAATTTAGCCACTAGTTTTCAATAACCTTTCCTTGGTCCCCTTCTTTATAAATGGCCAAAAAggtaattatatttaattccttttctaattaaattaattatacaaGGCACCTTTTAGAATTGTATTAATATTTAGCCATGTTTATCATatggttttaatattttatacattaatttttttataaattgaatagttgagttgGTATCATTTTAGCTGGTTGGCAATAAactaattaattgtataaatcaTCCATAATAATTACATTgttttgggtaaactataaaaatattcacttttatttgtttcagattacattttagtcatttatatttgaaatgttacgttttagacacgttatcattttgttacgaagtggtcactatATTGTTAAGCTTCGTTACCTCCCTAACCGCAGACCTATGTGGCAgtctaaatgggttttaaatgttaatttggatgtcctacgtggcagtccaaattaaatttatttaattaaaaacctattttcatcctaGCAATTGGATACtaaagttggcatttaaaacacATTTGTACTGCCACGTAAGATTGTTGTTAGGGAAGTAACAAAAcgataagtgactaaaatgtaatctgagacaaacaaaaatgactatttttgtagtttatccTAATTGTTTTTAAAAACTTTCATTATAATTTCAACAATTAATAAGTAATTTGAATCTTCAACCCTAAGTTCAAATCTCATCATCAGCAATTATGATGTGTGAGTTTTCTTCCCTTATGTGAATTTTGTCTAGCTCTTTTTGTATTAGTCTAAATTTTTTCGATTAATCATCTATTGTGCATTGTACGGGTCGGATTCTAGGATATagatatatttatcttgtactaTTAATACAATGTTGTCAATGCATTTTTTACGTTATTTTTTTAACTATCCTATTAATCCGTGACAACAGGTAAGTTTCCTCATTGCAAAGATTACAGCAATATGTCCCATCGGCCTTCTTAGAAGAGTTAGCGACTTGCTGAGATGGCAATACAAAGACCCTTCTTTCAACCTTCCATGGAAGCTCCACACTCTCCCAATTTTCTCCACTTCAAGTCCTCTTTACCACACTCTTCAGAAGCCTCCACCACTAACTCCAGAAGAAGAGCTTGACCTCGAACTGGCTCACC is a window of Gossypium hirsutum isolate 1008001.06 chromosome D08, Gossypium_hirsutum_v2.1, whole genome shotgun sequence DNA encoding:
- the LOC107916714 gene encoding proline dehydrogenase 2, mitochondrial isoform X2; protein product: MDRRLLPATTLRLFNRRFNSTVSTATVLQTLKPEPAALTIVNLDDHRKLFASVSTSKLLRSSINLGLASNETFVDFGMWVMNSRLMETSLVRDVILKTVKHTMFEHFCAGETTEEAGECVRKIHDAGLRGMLVYAVEHTGDNTGCDRNLEGFLRCVEFSKSLPPSSVSFLIAKITAICPIGLLRRVSDLLRWQYKDPSFNLPWKLHTLPIFSTSSPLYHTLQKPPPLTPEEELDLELAHRRLQKLCQKCVQESVPLLIDAEYTSLQPAIDYFTYSSAIKHNQDGNPIVYGTVQAYLKDAKERLFMASKAAEKLGVPMGFKLVRGAYMSSETESASSLGYDSPIHNSIDETHACYNDYAGFLLKRIANGNDAVVFATHNIDSGKLAACRARNLGIQKGNRRLEFAQLYGMSEALSFGLRNAGFQVSKYLPYGPVDMVMPYLLRRAEENRGLLSTSNIDRVLMWKELKRRIKSLEFD
- the LOC107916714 gene encoding proline dehydrogenase 2, mitochondrial isoform X1, with translation MDRRLLPATTLRLFNRRFNSTVSTATVLQTLKPEPAALTIVNLDDHRKLFASVSTSKLLRSSINLGLASNETFVDFGMWVMNSRLMETSLVRDVILKTVKHTMFEHFCAGETTEEAGECVRKIHDAGLRGMLVYAVEHTGDNTGCDRNLEGFLRCVEFSKSLPPSSVSFLIAKITAICPIGLLRRVSDLLRWQYKDPSFNLPWKLHTLPIFSTSSPLYHTLQKPPPLTPEEELDLELAHRRLQKLCQKCVQESVPLLIDAEYTSLQPAIDYFTYSSAIKHNQDGNPIVYGTVQAYLKDAKERLFMASKAAEKLGVPMGFKLVRGAYMSSETESASSLGYDSPIHNSIDETHACYNDYAGFLLKRIANGNDAVVFATHNIDSGKLAACRARNLGIQKGNRRLEFAQLYGMSEALSFGLRNAGFQVSKYLPYGPVDMVMPYLLRRAEENRGLLSTSNIDRVLMWKELKRRIKSLEFGK